A genomic stretch from Vibrio coralliilyticus includes:
- the gspD gene encoding type II secretion system secretin GspD — MNHWLKKSAWLLAGSLLTSPAVVFANEYSASFKGTDIQEFINIVGRNLEKTIIVDPSVRGKIDVRSYDMLSEEQYYSFFLNVLEVYGYAVVEMDNGVIKVIKSKDAKTSAIPVVGDGSVQGDEVVTRVVAVRNVSVRELSPLLRQLNDNAGAGNVVHYDPANIILITGRAAVVNRLADIIKRVDQAGDKEIEVVELDNASAAEMVRIVEALNKTNDAKSTPAFLQPKLVADDRTNSILISGDPQVRQRLRKLIKQLDVEMATKGNNRVVYLKYAKAEDLVDVLKGVSDNLQAEKSSGTKQSSSAQRGEVMISAHPGTNALVLTAPPDIMNALQDVISQLDIRRAQVLIEALIVEMTEGDGINLGVQWGSLETGAMIQYGNTGTPIGQVMVGLEEAEDQKSTEYYTDNNGNRVPYDVTEPGDYSTLASALSGVNGAALSVVMGDWTALISAVSSDTNSNILSSPSITVMDNGEASFIVGEEVPVITGSAAGSNNDNPFQTVDRKEVGIKLKVVPQINEGNSVQLTIEQEVSNVLPATSNAAVDVSFAKRQLNTSVMVEDGQMIVLGGLIDERAQESESKVPLLGDIPYLGRLFKSTSSQMQKSNLMVFIKPTIIRDGMTADGITQRKYNFIRAEQLYKADQGLKLMEDARTPVLPKFGEEISHPAEIQAFLDQMETQ, encoded by the coding sequence GTGAACCATTGGCTTAAAAAAAGCGCTTGGCTTTTAGCAGGAAGCTTGTTGACGTCACCTGCCGTTGTATTCGCGAATGAATACAGTGCGAGCTTTAAAGGCACAGATATTCAAGAGTTCATCAACATTGTTGGTCGGAATCTGGAAAAAACCATCATCGTTGACCCGTCAGTACGTGGCAAGATTGATGTTCGTAGTTACGATATGTTGTCAGAAGAGCAGTACTACAGCTTTTTCTTAAATGTGCTCGAAGTCTATGGCTACGCTGTTGTTGAAATGGATAACGGTGTTATCAAAGTCATCAAGTCGAAAGACGCCAAAACATCAGCGATCCCTGTTGTCGGTGATGGTTCCGTTCAAGGTGACGAAGTGGTCACTCGTGTCGTAGCGGTTCGTAATGTTTCGGTGCGTGAATTGTCCCCTTTGCTGCGTCAATTGAATGATAATGCAGGGGCGGGTAATGTGGTTCACTACGATCCTGCCAATATCATCTTGATTACCGGCCGTGCAGCGGTGGTTAACCGATTAGCCGACATCATCAAACGTGTTGACCAAGCCGGTGACAAAGAAATCGAAGTGGTTGAGTTAGACAATGCTTCAGCGGCCGAAATGGTGCGAATTGTTGAAGCGTTGAACAAGACTAATGACGCGAAAAGTACACCAGCCTTTCTTCAGCCAAAGCTGGTGGCCGATGACCGTACTAACTCCATCCTTATCTCCGGTGATCCTCAAGTTCGCCAGCGGTTGCGTAAGTTGATTAAGCAGCTGGATGTCGAGATGGCGACCAAAGGCAACAACCGTGTGGTGTACCTCAAGTACGCTAAAGCAGAAGACCTCGTTGATGTACTCAAAGGGGTGTCGGATAACCTTCAAGCCGAAAAGTCCTCAGGTACTAAGCAATCCTCCAGTGCCCAGCGCGGCGAAGTGATGATTTCAGCTCACCCTGGCACCAATGCGCTTGTTCTGACCGCGCCGCCAGATATTATGAATGCGCTGCAAGATGTCATTTCTCAATTGGATATTCGCCGTGCACAGGTGCTGATTGAAGCCCTGATTGTCGAAATGACAGAAGGTGACGGTATTAACTTAGGTGTCCAGTGGGGCTCGCTCGAAACTGGTGCGATGATTCAGTACGGTAATACGGGCACACCCATTGGCCAAGTGATGGTTGGCCTCGAAGAAGCCGAAGATCAGAAGAGTACAGAGTATTACACTGATAATAACGGTAATCGAGTACCGTATGATGTGACTGAACCTGGTGATTATTCCACGCTAGCTTCCGCGCTCTCTGGCGTTAATGGTGCGGCACTTAGTGTAGTAATGGGAGATTGGACCGCACTGATCAGCGCAGTATCAAGCGACACCAACTCTAACATTCTGTCTTCTCCGAGCATTACCGTTATGGATAATGGCGAAGCGTCTTTCATTGTCGGTGAAGAGGTACCTGTCATCACGGGTTCAGCCGCTGGTTCGAACAACGATAACCCATTCCAGACGGTGGATCGTAAAGAAGTCGGTATCAAGCTGAAAGTTGTACCACAAATCAATGAAGGCAACTCAGTCCAGCTCACCATTGAGCAAGAAGTGTCTAACGTGCTACCGGCAACCAGTAATGCAGCGGTGGATGTCAGTTTTGCGAAACGTCAGCTTAATACCTCGGTTATGGTAGAAGATGGCCAAATGATTGTACTGGGTGGTTTGATTGACGAGCGTGCGCAAGAAAGTGAGTCTAAAGTACCGCTGCTTGGTGATATCCCGTATCTTGGCCGCTTGTTTAAGTCGACCAGTTCACAAATGCAAAAATCTAATCTGATGGTCTTCATCAAGCCAACCATCATTCGTGATGGTATGACGGCTGACGGTATTACTCAGCGTAAGTACAACTTTATTCGTGCTGAGCAGCTTTACAAAGCGGATCAAGGTCTGAAGCTGATGGAAGATGCTCGAACACCGGTACTGCCTAAGTTTGGTGAAGAGATCAGTCACCCAGCAGAGATTCAAGCCTTCCTTGACCAAATGGAAACTCAGTGA
- the dtd gene encoding D-aminoacyl-tRNA deacylase, protein MIALIQRVSEAAVRVDGEVVGEIDQGLLVLLGVEKDDDEAKAKRLMERVTTYRVFGDDDGKMNLNVKQVDGKVLVVSQFTLPADTKKGTRAGFSRGAHPEDAERLYHYFADQCAQVLPTERGRFAADMKVSLINDGPVTFWLQV, encoded by the coding sequence GTGATAGCGCTGATACAAAGAGTGAGTGAAGCCGCGGTACGTGTTGATGGTGAAGTGGTTGGCGAAATCGACCAAGGTCTACTTGTCCTGCTTGGTGTAGAAAAGGACGATGATGAAGCCAAAGCCAAGCGTCTGATGGAGCGTGTAACGACTTACCGAGTATTTGGTGACGATGATGGGAAGATGAACCTCAACGTGAAACAGGTTGATGGTAAAGTGCTGGTGGTGTCTCAGTTCACTTTACCTGCGGATACGAAGAAAGGTACCCGTGCGGGCTTTTCTCGCGGTGCACATCCCGAAGACGCTGAGCGTTTATACCACTATTTTGCTGACCAATGCGCACAGGTTCTACCAACTGAACGGGGGCGTTTTGCGGCGGATATGAAAGTATCTTTGATCAATGATGGCCCGGTGACCTTCTGGTTGCAGGTATAA
- the pckA gene encoding phosphoenolpyruvate carboxykinase (ATP), whose product MTVMEHAKAATIDLTKHGLHNVKEVVRNPSYEMLFEEETRADLEGYEKGVVTELGAVAVDTGIFTGRSPKDKYIVKDSTTEEHMWWTSDKVKNDNKPITQEIWNDLKEQVTNQLSGKRVFVIDGYCGANPDTRLSIRVITEVAWQAHFVKNMFIRPSEEELATFEPDFVVMNGAKCTNQKWQEHGLNSENFTVFNLTERMQLIGGTWYGGEMKKGMFAMMNYFLPLKGIASMHCSANKCKENGDVAVFFGLSGTGKTTLSTDPKRELIGDDEHGWDDDGIFNFEGGCYAKTIKLSKEAEPDIYNAIRRDALLENVTVRSDGSIDFDDGSKTENTRVSYPIEHIENIVKPVSKAGHANKVIFLSADAFGVLPPVSKLTPEQTKYHFLSGFTAKLAGTERGITEPTPTFSACFGAAFLTLHPTKYAEVLVKRMEAAGAEAYLVNTGWNGSGKRISIQDTRGIIDAILDGSIEKAETKHIPIFNLEVPTALHDVDPTILDPRDTYTDPLQWESKAKDLAQRFINNFDKYTDNAEGKSLVAAGPQLD is encoded by the coding sequence ATGACCGTTATGGAACATGCAAAGGCTGCAACAATTGATCTTACCAAACACGGGCTTCACAACGTAAAAGAGGTTGTCCGCAATCCAAGTTACGAAATGCTGTTCGAAGAAGAAACGCGCGCAGATCTGGAAGGCTACGAGAAAGGGGTAGTCACAGAGCTCGGTGCAGTCGCCGTGGACACGGGTATCTTTACTGGACGCTCACCAAAAGATAAGTACATCGTTAAAGACTCAACAACAGAAGAGCACATGTGGTGGACTTCTGATAAAGTCAAAAACGACAACAAACCCATCACTCAAGAAATCTGGAATGATCTCAAAGAACAAGTAACTAACCAACTCTCAGGTAAACGTGTCTTTGTGATTGACGGTTACTGCGGTGCCAACCCAGATACACGCCTCAGCATCCGAGTTATTACTGAAGTCGCTTGGCAAGCACACTTCGTTAAGAACATGTTCATTCGCCCAAGTGAGGAAGAGTTAGCAACATTCGAGCCTGACTTCGTCGTCATGAATGGCGCGAAGTGCACCAACCAGAAATGGCAAGAACACGGTCTGAACTCTGAAAACTTCACAGTTTTCAACCTGACTGAGCGCATGCAATTGATCGGTGGCACTTGGTACGGCGGTGAGATGAAGAAAGGTATGTTCGCTATGATGAACTACTTCCTCCCGCTCAAAGGCATTGCTTCTATGCACTGCAGCGCCAACAAGTGTAAAGAGAATGGTGATGTTGCAGTCTTCTTTGGCCTATCAGGCACAGGTAAAACCACACTCTCTACTGATCCTAAGCGCGAGCTGATCGGTGATGATGAGCACGGCTGGGATGACGATGGTATCTTCAACTTCGAAGGAGGGTGTTACGCCAAGACCATCAAGCTATCGAAAGAAGCCGAACCGGACATCTACAATGCAATTCGTCGTGATGCTTTGCTTGAGAACGTAACAGTACGCAGTGATGGCTCCATTGACTTCGATGACGGCTCAAAAACAGAAAACACGCGTGTGTCTTACCCCATCGAACATATTGAAAACATTGTTAAACCAGTATCGAAAGCCGGCCATGCAAATAAGGTGATTTTCTTATCTGCAGATGCGTTCGGCGTGCTACCTCCGGTATCAAAATTGACGCCAGAACAAACCAAGTATCACTTCCTATCGGGCTTTACCGCAAAACTAGCTGGTACAGAGCGTGGCATTACCGAACCCACTCCAACCTTCTCAGCGTGTTTTGGCGCGGCATTCTTGACCCTGCATCCAACCAAATACGCTGAGGTACTGGTGAAACGTATGGAAGCGGCAGGAGCAGAAGCTTACCTCGTCAATACTGGCTGGAACGGCAGTGGTAAGCGTATCTCTATTCAAGATACCCGTGGCATCATTGATGCGATCTTAGATGGCTCGATTGAGAAAGCGGAAACGAAGCATATTCCTATCTTCAACTTGGAAGTTCCAACTGCGTTACATGACGTTGACCCAACAATCCTAGATCCTCGCGATACCTACACTGACCCGCTGCAGTGGGAAAGCAAAGCGAAGGATTTGGCACAGCGCTTTATCAACAACTTCGATAAGTACACCGATAACGCTGAAGGTAAGTCACTGGTTGCCGCTGGACCTCAGCTAGATTAG
- the hslR gene encoding ribosome-associated heat shock protein Hsp15: MGSQTEAVRLDKWLWAARFYKTRSIARNMVDGGKVHYNGQRSKPSKAVELGAMITLRQGHEEKTVIIEKISDQRRGAPEAQTLYTETVDSLAKREENASRRKLHAHNPSPDRRPDKKQRRDIIKFKHQ, translated from the coding sequence ATGGGTTCCCAAACTGAAGCAGTTAGACTTGATAAATGGCTATGGGCAGCACGTTTTTACAAAACTCGCTCCATTGCTCGAAATATGGTCGACGGCGGCAAAGTTCACTATAATGGCCAGCGCAGCAAGCCGAGTAAAGCTGTAGAGCTTGGCGCAATGATTACGCTTCGTCAGGGGCATGAGGAAAAAACCGTCATCATTGAAAAGATTTCCGATCAGCGTCGTGGCGCACCGGAAGCTCAGACTCTTTATACAGAGACGGTAGACAGCCTTGCTAAACGTGAAGAAAATGCCTCCCGTCGCAAACTTCACGCCCATAACCCAAGCCCAGATCGTCGCCCTGACAAAAAGCAGCGTCGCGACATCATCAAATTCAAACATCAATAA
- the hslO gene encoding Hsp33 family molecular chaperone HslO gives MANNVLNRYLFEDLSVRGELVQLDDAYQRIISSKEYPAPLQKLLGELLVSTTLLTATLKFEGSITMQLQGDGPVSLAVINGDNDQKIRGVARWEGDIADDASIHDMMGKGHLVITIDPKKGERYQGIVGLDGDNLSEILESYFANSEQLKTRIWLRLGEHQGQQHAAGMLIQVMPDGTGTPEDFEHLEQLTDTVKDEELFTLEANDLLYRLYNQEKVRLFEPQPVTFHCGCSRERSGAAIVTVERSEINDILAEVGSISLHCDYCGTNYTFDEAQVAELFDQTDSGNKTLH, from the coding sequence ATGGCAAACAATGTTTTAAATCGCTACCTTTTTGAAGACCTGTCTGTACGTGGCGAGTTGGTACAATTGGACGACGCTTACCAACGTATTATCTCCAGCAAGGAATACCCAGCCCCACTTCAGAAGCTACTGGGTGAGCTATTAGTATCTACAACCCTGCTGACTGCAACCTTAAAGTTCGAAGGCTCTATTACTATGCAGCTGCAAGGCGATGGCCCAGTTTCTCTGGCTGTCATTAATGGTGATAATGACCAGAAAATTCGCGGTGTCGCGCGCTGGGAAGGTGATATTGCTGACGACGCTAGCATTCATGACATGATGGGCAAAGGTCACTTAGTCATCACTATCGATCCTAAGAAAGGTGAACGTTACCAAGGTATTGTTGGCCTAGATGGTGACAACTTATCTGAAATTCTTGAAAGCTACTTCGCCAACTCAGAGCAGTTAAAGACTCGTATTTGGTTGCGCCTCGGTGAACACCAAGGTCAACAGCATGCTGCTGGCATGCTGATCCAAGTTATGCCAGATGGTACTGGAACGCCTGAAGATTTTGAACATCTAGAGCAACTGACAGATACCGTTAAAGACGAAGAGCTATTCACACTTGAAGCCAACGATCTGCTTTACCGTCTATACAACCAAGAGAAAGTTCGTCTGTTTGAACCACAGCCAGTGACATTCCACTGCGGCTGTTCACGCGAGCGCAGCGGTGCCGCGATCGTCACTGTCGAGCGCTCAGAAATCAATGACATTTTGGCAGAGGTTGGCTCAATTTCTTTACATTGTGATTACTGCGGCACGAATTACACGTTTGATGAAGCTCAAGTTGCAGAGCTGTTCGATCAGACTGATTCGGGCAACAAAACGTTGCATTAA
- a CDS encoding AsmA family protein yields the protein MKKALLLTAIAIVSLISLPLLALFVLLNTSYASQVVNGMLQNLTPYTITTQRASYTPPYQLTLEDVEIGAESNALHIPKLTLWLSPSLWKNNKASLDSVLVEGATVDLTDFNSPLLQSVNLEQLALQHVDITAPGWSARDVNLQVTQPQWSSAQQYLPYGDVQLSAQQLYIKGEALDNLLIDAQYQAQDSTIYGASFQWHGADISGQAEQFSQGWSLINVTVNKLEMPSSTSAEKLLSRLESLNLPVYHINSLDLLSSNIHYAGWQFNQLDASLENLYLDRPLWLQENGYISFDAESADFEQIRLISPTARLGLSANQIAIDEFDADFKQGRIQFNGKITPNKVALNQLKVSGVKWLEQTDQLLRTLSDVSKPLHSLSIADLDIENAQLIQVERSPYWQVSGLNIEGENLTLIHQNQVGLHNGHLEVSVNNASIEQLMTTQAVLTATAQQGDITLQRAFVPLDQGYIEASGQWQRQSASAPWQLSLHIDGFQVNQPLLQAQLPFKLAGLAEVELELSGLSGDYAMLAHSLTGSINAYLHDGALEAKTVDGAINHLQLWPLDKVTVDVDRGRIKVSSDGESAELAGQIDLTKPQFGTLIFTSKHHCQRLWSDIFTRTNIIEDVCGEQVESTLPASEENHSSEDEDAGKSNIDL from the coding sequence TTGAAGAAAGCATTGCTGCTAACTGCCATTGCAATTGTCAGCCTGATCAGCTTACCGCTACTGGCCCTGTTCGTTCTGCTCAACACTAGCTATGCGAGCCAAGTAGTCAACGGGATGCTACAAAATCTAACCCCCTATACCATCACTACTCAACGCGCATCCTACACACCTCCGTATCAACTGACATTAGAAGATGTTGAAATCGGTGCTGAATCAAACGCACTGCACATTCCTAAACTGACACTTTGGCTAAGCCCATCGCTGTGGAAAAACAATAAAGCCAGCTTGGATTCAGTTTTGGTTGAGGGGGCCACTGTCGACCTGACTGATTTCAATTCGCCCTTGCTACAATCGGTTAACTTAGAACAGCTGGCTCTACAACACGTCGATATCACCGCTCCCGGCTGGTCTGCCCGCGATGTCAACCTTCAAGTCACACAACCTCAATGGAGCAGTGCACAGCAATACTTACCCTATGGGGATGTTCAGCTTTCCGCCCAACAGCTTTATATTAAAGGAGAAGCTCTAGATAACCTGCTGATCGACGCTCAATATCAAGCCCAAGACAGCACCATCTATGGCGCCTCTTTCCAATGGCACGGCGCTGACATCTCAGGTCAAGCTGAACAATTTTCTCAAGGCTGGTCATTGATCAATGTCACCGTCAATAAGCTTGAAATGCCGTCAAGCACCTCAGCAGAAAAATTGCTCTCGCGCTTGGAATCTCTCAATCTACCGGTGTACCACATAAATAGCCTCGATCTTCTCAGCAGCAACATCCACTATGCTGGGTGGCAATTTAATCAGCTCGATGCATCCCTCGAAAATCTCTATCTCGACCGTCCACTTTGGTTACAGGAGAATGGCTACATCTCCTTTGATGCTGAAAGTGCCGATTTCGAACAAATTCGCCTCATTTCGCCAACTGCAAGGTTAGGCTTGAGTGCTAACCAAATCGCCATAGATGAGTTTGATGCCGATTTCAAACAAGGAAGAATCCAGTTCAACGGCAAGATCACACCAAACAAAGTAGCCTTGAATCAACTCAAGGTTTCCGGAGTAAAATGGCTAGAACAAACAGACCAGCTTCTCCGCACACTCTCCGATGTGTCGAAGCCACTTCACTCATTGAGTATCGCTGATCTCGACATCGAAAATGCACAACTGATACAAGTAGAACGCTCACCCTATTGGCAAGTGTCCGGTTTGAATATCGAAGGAGAGAATCTCACCTTGATTCATCAAAATCAGGTAGGATTGCACAACGGTCATCTAGAAGTCAGTGTTAACAACGCCAGCATTGAGCAACTGATGACGACACAAGCCGTACTCACCGCCACTGCACAGCAGGGAGACATTACTTTACAACGCGCGTTCGTGCCGTTGGATCAGGGCTATATTGAAGCAAGCGGACAATGGCAAAGGCAATCAGCCAGTGCACCTTGGCAGCTTTCATTGCATATCGATGGGTTTCAGGTCAATCAACCACTTCTGCAAGCACAGCTGCCGTTTAAACTGGCGGGCCTGGCAGAAGTCGAATTGGAACTGAGTGGGCTCTCAGGTGACTACGCCATGCTGGCGCACAGCTTAACAGGTTCAATCAATGCTTATCTGCATGATGGTGCCTTGGAAGCAAAAACCGTGGATGGAGCAATCAATCACCTCCAGCTTTGGCCCCTTGATAAAGTGACAGTTGACGTTGATCGTGGTCGAATTAAAGTCTCTTCAGACGGGGAAAGCGCAGAGCTTGCCGGACAAATTGATCTGACTAAACCTCAATTTGGCACACTCATTTTTACCAGTAAGCATCACTGCCAAAGATTGTGGTCCGATATATTCACTCGTACCAATATAATTGAGGATGTGTGTGGCGAGCAGGTCGAATCTACCTTACCCGCCAGCGAAGAAAATCATTCTTCTGAAGATGAAGACGCAGGCAAATCCAACATCGATTTATAA
- the gspC gene encoding type II secretion system protein GspC yields the protein MNIRGVIRQDSFIKNQDRLSSMATVLLLGLSAWVAGAMIWKPMESQSVTPWQPTLVSGSVSKGSGLNIADLQNSHLFGRYQAQQAPVVKKPVVTEAPKSRLNVILVGVVTSTEPDKNLAVVASRGQQATYGIGEALEGTRATVVQVLYDRIIVDNSGRNETVMLEGLKYTKDPQPQPKTKSIKADVSADKLEEIRSVIRKDAKQIFQYVRMSQIKRDGEVIGYRLTPGKEKELFESVGLQSGDIATQINGQDLSNPAAMGEIFKNMSQLTELNLTVERDGQPYEIYIEL from the coding sequence GTGAACATACGTGGTGTAATTCGACAGGACAGTTTCATAAAAAATCAGGACCGCCTGAGCTCAATGGCAACAGTGTTATTGTTAGGGCTGAGTGCTTGGGTGGCTGGTGCGATGATCTGGAAACCGATGGAATCGCAATCTGTGACGCCATGGCAGCCGACATTGGTTTCGGGCAGCGTGAGTAAAGGTTCAGGTTTGAACATTGCTGATCTGCAAAATAGTCACCTGTTTGGCCGTTACCAAGCACAACAAGCCCCTGTTGTGAAAAAGCCAGTGGTGACAGAAGCCCCAAAAAGTCGCTTGAATGTAATTTTGGTTGGTGTTGTGACGAGTACCGAACCGGATAAAAACCTTGCAGTAGTTGCCAGTAGAGGTCAACAGGCCACTTATGGTATTGGTGAAGCACTGGAAGGAACTCGAGCGACGGTTGTACAGGTGTTGTATGACCGAATTATCGTCGATAACTCAGGTCGCAATGAAACAGTCATGTTAGAAGGGCTAAAATACACCAAAGATCCGCAGCCACAACCAAAGACCAAATCAATAAAAGCAGACGTTTCCGCCGATAAGCTGGAAGAAATTCGTTCTGTTATTCGCAAAGATGCCAAACAAATTTTCCAATATGTTCGCATGTCTCAAATAAAAAGAGACGGTGAAGTTATTGGTTATCGCTTAACCCCAGGTAAAGAGAAAGAACTATTCGAATCGGTTGGCTTACAGTCAGGGGATATAGCAACACAAATCAATGGCCAAGATCTCAGTAACCCTGCAGCGATGGGGGAGATCTTCAAAAATATGTCTCAACTTACCGAACTTAATTTAACGGTAGAGAGAGATGGCCAGCCTTATGAAATTTATATTGAATTATAA
- the gspE gene encoding type II secretion system ATPase GspE, producing the protein MDEIATFRRLPFSFANRFKLVLEPTEQGLTLYYVEPLAFEALIEVKRVVGEQFELREVSKDEFDSKLTEAYQRDSSEARQLMEDLGADNDDFFSLAEDLPQDEDLLESDDDAPIIKLINAMLGEAIKEGASDIHIETFEKALSIRFRVDGVLRDVLSPSRKLAPLLVSRVKVMAKLDIAEKRVPQDGRISLRIGGRAVDVRVSTMPSSHGERVVMRLLDKNATRLDLHSLGMTPANHENFRSMIERPHGIILVTGPTGSGKSTTLYAGLQELNSNERNILTVEDPIEFDIDGIGQTQVNPKVDMTFARGLRAILRQDPDVVMVGEIRDLETAQIAVQASLTGHLVMSTLHTNTAVGAITRLRDMGIEPFLISSSLLGVLAQRLVRTLCPDCKVPYEADNETKKLFELSSDDELTLYKANGCEHCNHKGYRGRTGIHELLVVDEQVQEKIHSEAGEQAIEKAIREYTPSIREDGLSKVRLGITSLEEVIRVTKEG; encoded by the coding sequence ATGGATGAAATAGCCACATTTCGTCGCTTACCATTCAGCTTTGCCAATCGCTTCAAATTGGTTCTTGAGCCAACAGAACAGGGACTCACTCTCTACTATGTTGAGCCATTGGCATTTGAAGCCTTGATTGAAGTGAAGCGCGTGGTGGGTGAACAGTTTGAGTTGCGTGAAGTGTCGAAAGATGAGTTTGACTCCAAACTGACGGAAGCCTATCAGCGTGACTCCTCAGAAGCCCGTCAGCTAATGGAAGATCTTGGTGCAGATAATGATGACTTTTTCTCGTTAGCGGAAGATCTCCCACAGGATGAAGACTTGCTCGAGTCGGATGACGATGCACCAATCATCAAACTGATCAATGCCATGCTCGGTGAAGCGATCAAAGAAGGGGCGTCGGATATTCACATCGAGACCTTCGAAAAAGCGCTTTCCATTCGCTTCCGAGTGGATGGTGTGTTGCGCGATGTCCTATCACCAAGTCGTAAGCTTGCACCGTTATTAGTTTCTCGTGTTAAGGTCATGGCCAAGCTGGATATTGCGGAAAAACGAGTGCCTCAAGATGGCCGTATTTCACTGCGTATTGGCGGGCGAGCTGTTGATGTGCGTGTGTCCACCATGCCGTCTTCTCATGGTGAACGTGTGGTTATGCGTTTGCTTGACAAGAACGCCACTCGACTGGACTTACACAGTCTAGGCATGACGCCGGCTAACCATGAAAACTTCCGCAGCATGATTGAGCGTCCTCACGGCATCATCTTGGTCACTGGTCCTACGGGTTCAGGTAAATCGACCACCTTGTATGCTGGCCTTCAGGAGCTCAACAGCAATGAACGCAATATCCTGACCGTTGAAGACCCGATTGAATTCGATATTGATGGTATCGGCCAGACACAGGTCAACCCCAAAGTAGACATGACCTTTGCTCGTGGCCTGCGCGCTATATTACGTCAGGATCCAGATGTTGTGATGGTCGGTGAGATCCGTGACCTAGAAACAGCTCAGATTGCTGTTCAAGCTTCTTTGACCGGTCACCTAGTAATGTCGACCTTACACACTAATACGGCAGTGGGGGCGATTACTCGCTTGCGTGATATGGGGATTGAACCATTCCTGATTTCTTCTTCATTGCTTGGCGTGCTCGCCCAGCGCTTAGTTCGAACACTGTGTCCAGACTGTAAAGTGCCTTATGAGGCGGATAATGAAACCAAAAAGTTGTTTGAACTATCGAGTGATGATGAGCTGACACTATACAAAGCCAACGGCTGTGAGCACTGTAACCACAAAGGCTACCGTGGACGTACCGGTATTCATGAACTCCTCGTCGTGGATGAGCAGGTGCAGGAAAAAATTCACAGCGAAGCGGGAGAGCAAGCGATAGAAAAAGCCATCCGTGAGTACACACCAAGCATTCGTGAAGATGGCTTGAGCAAAGTGCGTCTGGGTATTACGTCTCTCGAAGAAGTGATTCGGGTGACTAAGGAAGGCTAA
- a CDS encoding bifunctional GNAT family N-acetyltransferase/hotdog fold thioesterase produces MFKLITPKTENQLNKYYHFRWQMLREPWRMPLGSERDEYDAMSHHRMIVDGRGRPMAIGRLYITPDNEAQIRYMAVKGNRRSKGMGSLVLVALESLARQEGAKRLVCNAREDAISFYEKNDFERRGELTDERGPVRHQQMVKKLDPMANVLRKPEWCTELQERWEHQIPISDKMGIKINQYTGYQFECCSQLNPNLNPHNTMFAGSAFTLATLTGWGMTWLLMKERGLSGDIVLADSQIRYRHPVTQNPVASTSLDGISGDLDRLASGRKARIVIHVTIHSGDTEAVEFIGTYMLLPNYKSMLDLPASSSSEE; encoded by the coding sequence ATGTTTAAGCTGATCACGCCAAAAACGGAAAACCAACTCAACAAATATTATCATTTTCGCTGGCAGATGCTGCGCGAACCTTGGCGGATGCCGTTAGGTTCCGAGCGTGATGAATACGATGCAATGAGCCATCATCGTATGATAGTGGATGGCCGAGGACGCCCTATGGCGATTGGTCGACTTTATATCACGCCAGATAACGAAGCGCAGATTCGTTATATGGCGGTCAAAGGCAACCGTCGTAGTAAAGGCATGGGGTCGTTGGTACTGGTGGCTCTGGAGTCACTGGCGAGGCAAGAAGGGGCCAAACGTCTGGTGTGTAACGCACGTGAAGACGCAATTTCGTTCTACGAAAAGAATGACTTTGAGCGCCGAGGTGAACTGACCGATGAACGTGGCCCAGTACGACACCAACAGATGGTGAAAAAACTTGATCCAATGGCGAATGTTCTGCGCAAGCCTGAATGGTGTACTGAGCTGCAAGAGCGCTGGGAACATCAGATCCCGATCAGCGACAAGATGGGCATCAAGATCAATCAGTATACCGGCTATCAATTTGAGTGTTGTTCTCAACTCAATCCGAACTTAAACCCACATAATACGATGTTTGCGGGCTCAGCGTTTACCCTTGCGACCCTGACAGGGTGGGGGATGACATGGCTGCTGATGAAAGAGCGAGGTTTGAGTGGTGATATTGTGTTGGCTGATAGCCAGATCCGTTATCGTCACCCAGTGACTCAAAACCCGGTTGCTTCAACGTCTTTGGATGGGATCAGTGGCGACTTAGACCGCCTTGCCTCAGGCCGAAAGGCACGTATTGTCATTCATGTCACTATTCACAGTGGTGATACGGAAGCAGTAGAGTTTATCGGCACTTATATGCTGCTACCGAATTATAAATCGATGTTGGATTTGCCTGCGTCTTCATCTTCAGAAGAATGA